In Pararge aegeria chromosome 27, ilParAegt1.1, whole genome shotgun sequence, one genomic interval encodes:
- the LOC120635743 gene encoding E3 ubiquitin-protein ligase RFWD3-like: MDDDPQISSSPSILIPESPESPNILRDLPDNQLSEPYTQWIESHGTDANSSGTSQHQRDPMRASQSSDEARWYESRQYQPSVHLVDLFDDDESGQAAPQSDNSPYVPMGPFEPWTPTIGPYDDNAQQDLVVSNDARNREIINDEPRNPYVVNEEPRVPYMFNEEPRNPDVVNEESRIPHITSEESRNSDTVNEESSDVKDVADEEPPAKVRKLNTSIQDDGETCPICLDTWGNSGEHRLVSLKCGHLFGAQCVERWLKAQAAKDRNCPTCKSKATLKDIRFIYAKKLVAADTTEITGLQKQIDILQAEKNRSELELQKSRIAHRACMLQLEDLRKTLLKNQVKEQPQRRSWRFALEKNLEINKDGGCRVLTYNCRTYELYVTQKSTNYLFPGFGIRKVSCVDYKLGQFLHLHPKPIRDITYSQPRDLLLSVGLDNTARIVERGILSHTIQCGMPLWSCSWDYLRSNEFYVGGIGGVIQQYDVRNPGTHIQKLNITGDLSPVVSLVSTEHGLLSCQLNSCWLWMPNMRQWERKSLPVDGPFMSLCYDNESHKALVSCRASGNERSRLSLCKLKSANSSVSGSASDVVMEYEQTFPGSTRTSLMCKSAFIKAPGARWIAAHSESDSSLYLHGVEGSRTMCLPASEPALDVCAGRVNAETVVAALSDSRLRLYRAVPTS; encoded by the exons GTACGTCACAGCACCAAAGAGATCCCATGCGAGCATCCCAGTCCAGTGACGAAGCGAGATGGTATGAATCCAGACAATATCAACCGTCAGTGCATTTGGTTGACTTGTTTGATGATGACGAG AGTGGCCAGGCTGCCCCACAATCCGACAACAGTCCGTATGTACCAATGGGCCCGTTTGAACCGTGGACGCCCACAATTGGGCCATACGATGACAATGCCCAACAGGACTTGGTTGTATCTAACGATGCTAGAAACCGGGAAATAATTAACGATGAACCAAGAAATCCTTATGTAGTTAATGAAGAACCGCGAGTGCCTTACATGTTTAATGAAGAACCAAGGAACCCTGATGTAGTAAACGAAGAATCGAGAATCCCTCATATAACTAGTGAAGAATCTAGGAATTCAGATACAGTTAATGAAGAATCAAGCGATGTTAAGGATGTAGCCGATGAAGAACCACCAGCCAAAGTTAGAAAACTGAATACATCAAtacag GACGATGGCGAAACCTGCCCCATATGCCTGGACACGTGGGGCAACTCCGGGGAGCACAGACTAGTCTCCCTGAAGTGCGGCCACCTGTTCGGGGCGCAGTGCGTGGAACGGTGGCTGAAGGCCCAAGCCGCCAAAGACCGGAACTGCCCAACTTGCAAGAGCAAAGCCACGCTAAAGGACATAAGATTCATATACGCGAAGAAACTAGTCGCTGCAGATACCACTGAGATAACAGGGCTGCAGAAACAAATAGATATATTGCAAGCAG AGAAAAATCGATCAGAATTGGAACTCCAGAAATCTCGGATAGCCCACCGAGCGTGCATGCTGCAATTGGAGGATCTGAGGAAGACCCTGTTGAAGAACCAAGTTAAGGAGCAACCGCAACGGAGATCTTGGAGGTTCGCTTTGGAGAAGAATTTGGAGATAAACAAAGATGGCGGATGCAGAGTCCTTACGTACAACTGCAGGACGTACGAGCTGTATGTCACCCAGAAAAGCACAAACTACCTGTTCCCCGGCTTTGGCATCCGCAAAGTCAGCTGTGTCGATTACAAATTGGGCCAGTTTTTGCATCTGCACCCGAAACCAATACGGGACATCACATATTCCCAACCCAGAGACTTACTGTTATCCGTCGGTTTGGATAACACAGCAAGGATAGTCGAGAGAGGCATCCTCAGTCATACCATTCAGTGCGGGATGCCACTGTGGTCGTGCTCCTGGGATTACCTACGCAGCAATGAGTTCTACGTGGGGGGCATCGGAGGTGTAATCCAGCAGTATGACGTCAGGAACCCGGGGACACACATCCAGAAGTTGAACATAACGGGGGACCTCTCACCGGTAGTGTCACTGGTGTCAACGGAACATGGACTACTGAGCTGCCAGCTGAACTCCTGCTGGCTGTGGATGCCCAACATGAGGCAGTGGGAGCGGAAGAGTCTGCCCGTAGACGGGCCATTCATGTCTCTTTGCTATGACAACGAGTCGCACAAAGCATTAGTGTCTTGCCGTGCCAGTGGCAACGAACGCTCCCGGCTGAGCCTGTGCAAACTTAAAAGTGCAAACAGTAGTGTCAGTGGTAGTGCAAGTGACGTTGTGATGGAGTACGAGCAAACGTTTCCGGGGTCCACTCGGACCAGTTTGATGTGCAAGAGTGCTTTCATCAAGGCCCCCGGGGCGAGGTGGATTGCTGCGCATTCGGAGAGCGACTCCTCCCTGTACCTACACGGGGTGGAGGGTTCTCGCACGATGTGCTTGCCGGCGTCGGAGCCCGCGTTGGACGTTTGCGCTGGGCGCGTGAACGCGGAGACGGTGGTAGCTGCGCTGTCAGACTCAAGACTGAGACTCTATAGAGCGGTGCCCACTAGTTGA
- the LOC120635519 gene encoding gastrula zinc finger protein XlCGF8.2DB-like, protein MFWLVNRSRVFLDQMVLFDTKCSNLYSPKKSPQTQHGTDREEIHTFKFENTSLNNSVMHMSTHTLNVYANKSIRDSVMHMSTNADEKPHSCDQCQAKFKYKGHLTAHIKIHTGDKPYSCGLCEAKFTKKSNLTTHARTHTGEKPFTCDVCQAKFTKKNNLVTHKRSHTGEKPHSCSVCPAKFAYKGHLTTHIRTHTGDKPYSCDVCQANFTRKDHLTSHARTHTGEKPYSCDFCQAKFTQRCNLITHMKVHVGESPYSCKICEYKGRVKRDMASHMRTHIAKVSLDYL, encoded by the exons ATGTTTTGGCTAGTCAACAGGTCACGAGTTTTTCTTGAtcaaatggtgcttttcgataCCAAATGCTcaa acTTATATTCGCCAAAGAAAAGTCCGCAGACCCAACACGGCACGGATCGTGAAGAAATTCAcacttttaaattcgaaaacACAAGTTTAAATAACTCTGTGATGCACATGAGTACCCACACACTTAATGTGTACGCAAACAAAAGTATAAGAGACTCGGTGATGCACATGAGCACTAACGCTGACGAGAAACCACATTCCTGTGATCAGTGCCAggctaaatttaaatacaaaggcCACTTGACTGCTCACATAAAGATACACACTGGTGACAAACCATATAGCTGCGGCTTATGTGAGGCGAAATTCACGAAGAAGAGCAATTTAACTACGCACGCCAGGACGCACACTGGCGAGAAACCGTTCACTTGTGACGTGTGTCAGGCTAAATTcacaaaaaagaataatttgGTCACACACAAGAGGTCGCACACTGGGGAGAAACCGCACTCATGTAGTGTGTGCCCGGCTAAATTCGCATATAAAGGCCACTTAACCACTCATATTAGGACGCACACTGGTGACAAACCTTATTCATGTGACGTGTGCCAGGCAAATTTTACGAGAAAAGACCATTTGACCAGCCACGCCAGGACGCACACTGGCGAGAAACCGTATTCCTGCGACTTTTGCCAGGCAAAATTTACACAGAGGTGTAATTTAATCACTCATATGAAGGTGCATGTCGGCGAGTCACCGTATTCTTGCAAAATCTGTGAGTACAAAGGTAGAGTGAAGAGAGATATGGCTTCCCACATGAGAACTCACATTGCAAAAGTTAGTCTTGATTATTTGTGA